A stretch of DNA from Candidatus Zixiibacteriota bacterium:
AACGTTCAATCCTGAGATCGTGCGTATCATGGTTTCAGGGATGAACGATGTAAATGTCCTGAAAAACGCGGTCAACAAGGGCGAGATATATCGTTTCTTCAGCAAGCCCTGGGATGATTTCGAGCTCTTGATCTCGGTTCGCTACGCGCTTGAAGCCAAGGCTGAACGGGAGATGTGCCGTAAACTCAAGGACACCCTCAAACATCAGAATGAAATGATTCGTCAACTCGAAAAGGACCATCCCGGTATCGCCGGTAAGAATCTATCTGTCGATGGCGCGTTTATCCTGGACGAATGAGAGGGAAGTCAGGTACAAAATGGAAAATCCGGAACTTATCAGGGCCATGCAGGAATATGATGCTTACCTGGAAGGATGTTTTGCCCGGATCAAGCATCATGAAGAAATCGAAACAGCTCAAAGCATCATCCGGGAGATTAAATTCGAAGAGTTGAAAAGCTTTTACCCGGAGCCTGAAAAGAGTGCTCCAGAAAATGAAAACAAA
This window harbors:
- a CDS encoding response regulator, which gives rise to MKSTSAYNVLLVDDSPNILKALKRTFAHEGYNLHTAESAREAMDIIKAQKIDLVIVDENMPETSGSELLSALRTFNPEIVRIMVSGMNDVNVLKNAVNKGEIYRFFSKPWDDFELLISVRYALEAKAEREMCRKLKDTLKHQNEMIRQLEKDHPGIAGKNLSVDGAFILDE